From Cydia splendana unplaced genomic scaffold, ilCydSple1.2 scaffold_57_ctg1, whole genome shotgun sequence, one genomic window encodes:
- the LOC134805758 gene encoding uncharacterized protein LOC134805758, translating into MAKPSFDVKTAIALLPVMTGQEDTTKQLIDGILMYSSIINSETQQVLIDFVLKTRLSSSAKLRLKTSYSSVELLVTDMRTFLLPKKSSESIQAQLYRARQGRRTIEAFGAEIEDLFVNLTISQADGNDSRYDILRPLNEKSAIKRFADGLADPKLSTIISSRQFTSLPEAIRTAIDEHSSSPQQDQVLHYGRGHSRDKLTTTNLLEHKINLKENASPVYVKPYRIPHALRKELQTQIQDMLDNDIIEETTSEWSSPVLLVPKKSDKLGEKKWRLVVDYRQLNNRIQDDKFPLPNITEILDSLADEVTFDPETVGAKSLVTVEDRWW; encoded by the exons ATGGCTAAGCCCAGTTTTGATGTCAAGACGGCCATCGCCTTGTTGCCCGTCATGACGGGGCAGGAGGATACCACTAAACAATTAATAGACGGTATTCTAATGTACAGTTCCATTATTAATAGCGAAACTCAACAGGTTTTAATAGACTTCGTCCTAAAAACAAGACTTTCATCTAGCGCTAAGCTCAGATTAAAGACGTCATATAGTAGCGTAGAATTACTTGTCACGGATATGCGCACATTTTTACTACCTAAAAAATCGTCCGAATCGATTCAAGCTCAACTATACAGAGCTAGGCAAGGTAGGAGAACTATAGAGGCATTCGGAGCCGAGATCGAGGATCTTTTCGTCAACCTGACCATATCTCAGGCCGACGGTAACGATAGCAGGTACGATATACTTCGTCCGCTGAACGAGAAATCAGCCATTAAACGGTTTGCAGACGGTCTAGCAGACCCAAAATTAAGCACAATAATATCATCTAGGCAATTTACGTCATTGCCCGAAGCAATCAGGACGGCCATTGACGAGCACAGCTCATCACCACAACAGGATCAAGTCCTACATTATGGACGGGGACATTCTC GCGACAAGCTTACCACAACAAACTTGCTGGAGcacaaaattaacttaaaagaaAATGCAAGCCCAGTATACGTAAAACCTTACAGGATACCACATGCCTTACGCAAAGAACTTCAAACGCAGATCCAAGATATGCTAGATAACGACATAATAGAAGAGACTACTTCCGAGTGGTCCAGCCCAGTTTTGCTTGTTCCTAAAAAGAGTGATAAGTTAGGAGAAAAGAAATGGAGATTGGTTGTCGACTACAGGCAACTAAATAATAGAATACAGGATGATAAATTCCCATTGCCCAACATAACAGAAATATTAGATTCCCTAGCAG ACGAAGTTACCTTTGATCCGGAGACTGTGGGAGCCAAATCGTTGGTCACCGTTGAAGACCGCTGGTGGTGA
- the LOC134805740 gene encoding uncharacterized protein LOC134805740 encodes MSEMEKFNLKTALSLLPVMKDDINEIQNLIDGIEYYQSLLDNDSKMKLVTFVLKSRLSQSAKLKLLPEYTTVDALITDMKNELLPKKSVPCLQKQLLSIKQNEMSIDDYGKQLAEMFVDLTLSQAGDNADNYKVLRPLNERQAIQSFADGLRNRRLSTIIAARNFTTLKDAVQAAIDYDRSTPKAHHPHTLGDTVAGRTQHAAIKRQGTGSVADSEVRDVASNLRLPEEQRGLTSRIEVGPNSIPTELGTTGYAVNSKYM; translated from the exons ATGTCCGAGATGGAgaagtttaatttaaaaacggCTTTGAGTTTATTACCAGTAATGAAAGATGATATTAATGAAATTCAGAATTTAATTGACGGTATTGAATATTATCAATCGCTTCTCGATAACGATTCAAAAATGAAACTGGTAACCTTCGTCTTAAAGAGTAGGCTTTCTCAGTCAGCTAAACTAAAGCTGCTACCAGAATATACTACCGTTGACGCTTTAATCACGGATATGAAAAATGAACTTTTACCAAAAAAGTCAGTGccatgtttacaaaaacaactttTAAGTATAAAACAAAACGAAATGTCTATCGATGACTACGGTAAACAATTAGCAGAAATGTTTGTCGATCTTACTTTGTCCCAGGCGGGGGATAATGCCGATAATTATAAGGTATTGCGACCCTTAAATGAACGCCAGGCTATTCAGAGCTTCGCTGATGGGCTGCGAAATCGCAGACTCAGCACTATAATCGCTGCAAGgaattttaccaccctaaaagaTGCAGTTCAAGCTGCCATCGATTACGACCGCTCCACTCCAA AGGCCCATCATCCTCATACTCTAGGGGACACCGTGGCAGGTCGTACTCAACACGCGGCCATCAAACGGCAAGGTACGGGTTCAGTAGCCGACAGCGAGGTACGGGACGTGGCTTCCAACCTGCGGCTGCCCGAGGAGCAACGAGGCCTTACCAGCAGAATAGAGGTAGGTCCCAATTCTATTCCAACAGAGCTAGGAACAACGGGATACGCAGTCAACAGCAAGTACATGTAA